The DNA segment GCCAGGACCGGCGCCGCCGCGGAAAATCCCAACGGCACTCCCAGCTGCGTCACCGTCAGCTGCCACGGCGGCCAGACCACGCCCGACTGGGGGACAGGCACGATCAACGTCAACACCCAGTGCACCTCCTGCCATGCCCGCGGCACCACCCAGTACAACAGCTACAACTCCGGAGAGCACGGCAGAAGCGATCACACGCGGCAGGCCTGCACCGCCTGTCACAACACCACCAGCCTGGCGAGCACGCACTTCAGCCGCCTCGACACGCCGACCATGGAAGGGCCCGCCGCGGCCACCGTCGGCGGCGGCTCAACCCGGGTGAACAGCTACAACGCTTCCACCCAAACCTGCACGACCAGTTGCCACGGCAGCGAAAGCTGGTAATCGAAATAGCGCAGCAAGCAGCAAAAGGGCGGGTCCTTCCGGGGACCCGCCTTTCTTTGTGGGAGACGACTGGCCGGACAATATTGACCGTCGCCCTTTTGCACAACTGTGACTATTGTGCCCTGGCGCATGAGGCCCTGGCCGGAATGGTCGGAGCGAGCCAGGCCGAGATCAATGAGGCCAAGCAGGTCATCGAGCTGTTTTCCAGCTTCAGTGCAATCGCCAACACCCTGCGGATACCCTGCGACATCTTCCCGCCTGAGCAGGACTGAGTCGGAGACGAACACAGCCTGGCGTCACGCCCGTAACCGGGGCTTGCCCATCATGCCGGGAGGGAAAAGTTGTCGGGGGGACAGGTGTGAGCGGTGTCGCCTCGGAGCAGGACGAGCAGTGCGCCAGGGCCGGGCTGACCGCCCGCAAAAACGACTGATCGGGAGCCGGCAAATACAGGACGCCGGACTCATCACCCCGGCGGATCAACTCCCCAGGCGGACGCCGCGACGCTCGAGGAGGGTGCCTTCGGAGCGGAAGAGGTTCACCATCGCTATCCGGTAGTTGACGATCGCCTCGACTTCGGCGATCTGGCTGGCCAGCAGGTCGCGCTGGGCCTGGGAAA comes from the Desulfuromonadales bacterium genome and includes:
- a CDS encoding CxxxxCH/CxxCH domain-containing protein, producing QALPGVGSNCAVCHPGASAATHNDGWVDLAIAATYNARTGAAAENPNGTPSCVTVSCHGGQTTPDWGTGTINVNTQCTSCHARGTTQYNSYNSGEHGRSDHTRQACTACHNTTSLASTHFSRLDTPTMEGPAAATVGGGSTRVNSYNASTQTCTTSCHGSESW
- a CDS encoding carboxymuconolactone decarboxylase family protein — translated: MTVALLHNCDYCALAHEALAGMVGASQAEINEAKQVIELFSSFSAIANTLRIPCDIFPPEQD